A part of Paraburkholderia largidicola genomic DNA contains:
- a CDS encoding virulence factor family protein codes for MIMQKFYRLAALASVSLCSLAGVMPTAHAYETVSGGRYGQVTVTKPVGDVRGFVVLFSRESGWNPADQQAADALAKNGAMVVGVDTAKYAANLAAKKEACHQLVGDAEAVSHQLERQVQSNRYFMPIVAGSGQGATLAMQVLKQAPENTVAGAVSVAAQRDLDKRFSPCAPDPTVTHGPGLPGFAETDANASAGTQRIVELTTPHLRVAAMKEEDVSDLPLIELPAAHPTGMMAIVISGDGGWRDLDKTIAEELQKDGVSVIGWDSLRYFWSERSPQQTSNDLARVLKTYTTRWHADHVALIGYSFGADVMPFAYNRLPDAVRAKVSLISLLGFAPSADFQIRVTGWLGMPASDKALQVQPEFARLPPKIVQCFYGEHEEDTLCPTLTKTGVEVIRTSGDHHFGHDYAALEKRILNALKKQAGGV; via the coding sequence ATGATCATGCAAAAGTTTTACCGGCTCGCCGCATTGGCGAGCGTGTCGTTGTGCTCGCTCGCAGGCGTGATGCCGACGGCGCACGCTTACGAGACCGTATCAGGCGGCCGTTACGGCCAGGTCACGGTGACGAAGCCCGTGGGTGACGTGCGCGGCTTCGTCGTGCTGTTCTCGCGCGAGAGTGGCTGGAATCCGGCTGACCAGCAGGCTGCCGACGCCCTCGCGAAAAACGGCGCGATGGTGGTGGGTGTCGACACCGCAAAGTACGCGGCGAATCTCGCTGCAAAGAAAGAGGCGTGTCATCAACTGGTGGGCGATGCCGAAGCCGTGAGCCATCAACTCGAACGGCAGGTGCAGTCGAACCGCTACTTCATGCCGATCGTCGCCGGCTCGGGCCAGGGCGCGACGCTCGCGATGCAAGTGCTGAAGCAGGCACCGGAAAACACGGTGGCGGGCGCGGTATCCGTTGCCGCGCAGCGCGATCTCGACAAGCGTTTCAGCCCCTGCGCGCCGGACCCGACCGTGACGCACGGCCCCGGTTTGCCCGGCTTTGCCGAAACGGACGCGAACGCGTCGGCCGGCACGCAGCGCATCGTCGAACTGACGACGCCGCATCTGCGCGTCGCCGCAATGAAAGAAGAGGACGTCTCGGACCTGCCGTTGATCGAACTGCCCGCCGCGCATCCGACGGGCATGATGGCGATCGTGATTTCCGGCGATGGCGGCTGGCGCGATCTCGACAAGACGATCGCCGAAGAACTGCAGAAGGATGGCGTCTCTGTGATCGGCTGGGACAGCCTGCGTTATTTCTGGTCGGAGCGCTCGCCGCAGCAGACGAGCAACGACCTCGCGCGCGTGCTGAAAACCTATACGACGCGCTGGCATGCGGATCATGTCGCATTGATCGGCTATTCGTTCGGCGCCGACGTGATGCCGTTCGCGTACAACCGCTTGCCCGATGCCGTGCGCGCGAAGGTTTCGCTGATCTCGCTGCTCGGCTTTGCGCCTTCGGCGGATTTCCAGATTCGCGTGACGGGCTGGCTCGGCATGCCCGCCAGCGACAAGGCGTTGCAAGTGCAGCCCGAGTTTGCGCGTCTGCCGCCGAAGATCGTGCAATGCTTCTACGGCGAGCATGAAGAGGACACGCTGTGCCCGACGCTCACGAAGACGGGTGTCGAAGTGATCCGCACGTCCGGCGATCATCATTTCGGGCATGACTATGCCGCACTCGAAAAGCGCATTCTCAACGCGTTGAAAAAGCAGGCTGGCGGAGTTTGA
- a CDS encoding xanthine dehydrogenase family protein molybdopterin-binding subunit: protein MLKRRTFLLGGAGLAGALVVGWSALPPRQRLVASEPLPVRPGEAALNGYVKIAADNTITVLMCRTEMGQGVHTGLAMLVAEELDANWADIRVANAPLDQIYNNVESVIGDLPFRPDDDSVVKELAVWLTRKLARDFGTVMTGGSSTINDLWQPMREAGACARSMLIAAAAERWSVKAADCRIEKGIVVHEAGHRASFGQLALEAARQPLPRRPVLKDPATFQLIGKPLTRIEAASKMDGSAIFGIDVVPDGLLYASIKMCPTLGGTVRHVDGAAAAALPGVHKVVAVDAYNGGTGGVAVIADNLFIAMNALEVLKIDWNDGPSKGLTNAEVDRRLVQALDESEGHAWYRHGDVDDALSRATHSLKSTYRAPYLAHAPLEPVNCTAQVKDGKATVWAATQVPAVARMHVARVLGIGTDDVDLQQQMPGGAFGRRLEVDFIAQSVAIAREADGRPVQTLWTRQEDMQHDFYRPACLSRFRAGLDAQGQLIAWHNTSVSQSVVAKWLARNYRIPDLGLNLDKTISEGAFDQPYEMPNVWIGQRVIELPMPVGFFRSVGHSHQAFFIESFIDELAALAQKDPVAFRASLLTRHPRHLAVLQKVASMSGWRASAVWSEKGIKHARGVALHEAFGSVVAQVADVSLEAGNTAKVNRVYCAIDCGLPVNPNLIRQQVEGAIVFGLSAAFKEEITLCNGAVVEGLYSQFDVVRMDECPDITVEIMPSRSHPQGVGESAVPPVAPAVANALFALTGTRSYALPLNTRLYSGGATC, encoded by the coding sequence ATGCTGAAGCGTCGAACCTTCCTGTTGGGCGGCGCGGGCTTAGCCGGCGCGCTGGTGGTCGGATGGTCGGCGCTGCCGCCGCGTCAACGGCTCGTCGCGTCGGAACCGCTGCCGGTGCGTCCTGGCGAAGCGGCGCTCAATGGCTACGTGAAGATTGCCGCCGACAACACCATCACGGTCCTCATGTGCAGGACGGAGATGGGGCAGGGCGTGCATACGGGGCTCGCGATGCTCGTCGCGGAAGAACTCGATGCGAACTGGGCGGACATCCGCGTCGCCAATGCGCCGCTCGACCAGATCTATAACAACGTCGAAAGCGTGATTGGCGATCTGCCGTTTCGTCCCGACGACGACAGCGTCGTCAAGGAACTCGCGGTATGGCTCACGCGCAAGCTCGCGCGCGATTTCGGCACCGTCATGACAGGCGGCTCGTCGACCATCAACGATCTCTGGCAACCGATGCGCGAAGCAGGCGCGTGCGCGCGGAGCATGCTGATCGCCGCGGCGGCCGAGCGCTGGAGCGTGAAGGCCGCCGATTGCCGCATCGAAAAAGGCATCGTAGTGCACGAAGCGGGACATCGCGCATCGTTCGGGCAACTCGCGCTGGAGGCCGCGCGCCAGCCATTGCCGCGCAGGCCGGTGCTGAAAGATCCCGCTACATTTCAACTGATCGGCAAGCCGCTTACGCGCATCGAAGCCGCTTCGAAGATGGACGGCAGCGCGATCTTCGGCATCGACGTCGTGCCCGATGGCCTGCTCTACGCAAGCATCAAGATGTGTCCGACACTCGGCGGCACGGTGCGGCATGTCGATGGCGCGGCAGCAGCGGCGTTGCCCGGTGTGCACAAGGTCGTGGCCGTCGATGCATACAACGGTGGTACGGGCGGCGTTGCTGTCATCGCGGACAACCTGTTCATCGCGATGAACGCACTCGAGGTGTTGAAGATCGACTGGAACGATGGGCCGAGCAAAGGGCTGACCAACGCCGAGGTCGACAGGCGCCTCGTGCAGGCGCTCGACGAGAGCGAAGGGCACGCATGGTATCGCCATGGCGACGTCGATGATGCGCTGAGCCGTGCCACGCATTCGTTGAAGTCGACGTATCGCGCGCCTTATCTCGCGCACGCGCCGCTGGAACCCGTCAATTGCACGGCGCAAGTGAAAGACGGCAAGGCGACGGTATGGGCGGCGACGCAGGTGCCCGCAGTCGCGCGCATGCATGTCGCGCGGGTGCTCGGCATCGGCACGGACGATGTCGATTTGCAGCAGCAGATGCCGGGCGGCGCGTTTGGACGCAGACTCGAAGTCGACTTCATTGCACAGTCGGTCGCGATCGCACGCGAAGCGGACGGGCGCCCTGTGCAAACGCTCTGGACGCGTCAGGAGGACATGCAACACGATTTCTATCGTCCCGCGTGCCTGTCGCGCTTCCGGGCGGGACTCGATGCGCAGGGACAGCTGATTGCGTGGCATAACACATCGGTGAGCCAGTCGGTGGTCGCGAAGTGGCTGGCCCGCAACTATCGCATTCCCGATCTCGGCCTCAACCTGGACAAGACCATTTCAGAGGGCGCGTTCGATCAACCCTATGAAATGCCGAACGTGTGGATCGGACAACGCGTGATCGAATTGCCGATGCCCGTCGGCTTTTTTCGCTCGGTCGGGCATTCGCATCAGGCGTTCTTTATCGAGAGCTTTATCGACGAACTGGCTGCGTTGGCGCAAAAGGACCCCGTTGCGTTTCGCGCGAGTCTGTTGACGCGGCATCCACGTCATCTCGCCGTGTTGCAGAAAGTGGCGAGCATGTCGGGCTGGCGAGCGTCCGCCGTGTGGTCAGAGAAAGGCATCAAGCATGCGCGCGGTGTCGCGCTTCATGAAGCATTCGGCAGCGTAGTGGCGCAAGTCGCGGATGTGTCGCTCGAAGCGGGCAACACAGCGAAGGTCAATCGCGTGTATTGCGCGATCGATTGCGGCTTGCCAGTGAATCCGAATCTGATCCGTCAACAGGTGGAAGGCGCGATCGTGTTCGGGCTCTCCGCCGCGTTCAAAGAAGAAATCACGCTCTGCAACGGCGCGGTCGTTGAGGGTCTGTATAGCCAGTTCGACGTGGTGCGCATGGACGAGTGCCCCGACATCACTGTCGAGATCATGCCGTCGAGAAGTCATCCGCAAGGCGTCGGCGAGTCCGCGGTGCCACCTGTCGCGCCGGCCGTCGCGAATGCGCTATTCGCGTTGACGGGTACGCGCAGCTACGCGTTGCCGCTGAACACGAGGCTGTATTCAGGGGGCGCAACATGCTGA
- the mprF gene encoding bifunctional lysylphosphatidylglycerol flippase/synthetase MprF has protein sequence MSDLPRSFSSRAAALLQRAFAAAGSRRVLSPALSLGVCVLLLIVLQHLSQAVDYRSVIRHLRHLTAGEWSAALGATILSYIALVGRDAVGLRYIGKAVPRAALWIGATAGSALGNATGFGALTGGAVRARVYAVADVTPAQIGRMTVFTSVSLALALVLMTALGMLCDAGTLAPMLHSPTGALAWGGAALLTVLGLLTLACGKQTRQIRTRWSWLSFDVPARRDFVEQVLLAVLDVVAAGLALWALLPHAHVGFVSFITIYAAAMLLGLIGHTPGGVGVFEAAMVFALGGSVPTHSMVAALLAYRAIYFGLPLIVSAGLLAGFEGRALKKHLPLHHAATVSQLAPLFLSLVTFVVGGMLVISSATPAFWQRIAILRDFVPLWVLESSQMLCSVVGVALLFVARGLSRRLDAAWWLTLGLAVLSLALSLTKGLAFVEAGVLTTLIVLLIATRSRFNRRSSLFAEPFTAGWLVSVAMVLMLAVWVMLFAFRDVPYTRDLWWQFAFDERAPRALRATLAASLFAATFAFWQLLRPAAGRFVKPVKQDLDDAARIFRAQERSDAGLALMGDKSFLFSESRQAFLMYAKYGRTWAALHDPVGPRAEWAELISKFVALAHAHGGRAAFYQVRANALPLYLDAGLTLMKLGEEAHVVLDEFDLKGSHRAHLRYALKRGERDGFAVEVIEPARVPESIETLRAISDGWLDSRDAREKSFSVAAFTEDYLAAQSVMLVRQNGAPVAFVTFMTTDLNTEATVGVMRHVPQASAYAMEYLFTQLALHLKHAGFRSLSLGIAPFSGMSPTPLASRWHRLANIVWRFGGRFYNFRGLRAFKSKFQPQWEPRYLAASGSVGVFFTLADLSLLAGGRRS, from the coding sequence ATGTCTGACCTTCCCCGTTCTTTTTCTAGCCGCGCCGCCGCGCTGCTTCAGCGAGCGTTCGCCGCGGCCGGCAGCCGCCGCGTGCTGTCGCCTGCGTTGTCACTCGGCGTCTGCGTGCTGCTGCTGATCGTGCTGCAGCACCTGTCGCAGGCCGTCGATTACCGCTCGGTGATCCGCCACCTGCGCCATCTGACGGCGGGCGAATGGTCGGCCGCGCTCGGCGCGACGATTCTCAGCTATATCGCCCTTGTCGGACGCGATGCCGTCGGGCTGCGCTACATCGGCAAGGCCGTGCCGCGCGCCGCGCTGTGGATCGGCGCGACGGCGGGCTCGGCGCTCGGCAACGCGACCGGTTTCGGCGCGCTGACGGGCGGCGCGGTGCGCGCGCGCGTCTATGCCGTCGCCGACGTGACGCCGGCGCAAATCGGCCGCATGACCGTGTTCACGAGCGTTTCGCTCGCCCTGGCCCTCGTTCTGATGACCGCGCTCGGCATGCTGTGCGACGCGGGTACGCTTGCGCCGATGCTGCACAGCCCGACGGGCGCGCTAGCCTGGGGCGGCGCGGCGCTTCTGACGGTGCTCGGTCTGCTGACGCTCGCCTGCGGCAAGCAGACGCGCCAGATCCGCACCCGCTGGAGCTGGCTGTCGTTCGACGTGCCCGCGCGCCGCGATTTCGTCGAACAGGTGCTGCTGGCCGTGCTCGACGTCGTCGCAGCCGGTCTCGCGCTGTGGGCGCTGCTGCCCCATGCGCATGTGGGCTTCGTGTCGTTCATCACGATCTACGCGGCCGCGATGCTGCTGGGCCTGATCGGCCACACGCCGGGCGGCGTGGGCGTGTTCGAGGCGGCGATGGTATTCGCGCTCGGCGGCAGTGTGCCGACACATTCGATGGTCGCGGCGCTGCTCGCGTACCGCGCGATCTATTTCGGCTTGCCGCTGATCGTGTCGGCGGGCCTGCTGGCCGGTTTCGAAGGACGCGCGCTGAAGAAGCACCTGCCCCTGCATCACGCGGCTACCGTGTCGCAACTCGCGCCCTTGTTCCTGAGCCTCGTGACCTTCGTGGTCGGCGGCATGCTGGTGATTTCGAGCGCGACACCCGCGTTCTGGCAACGCATCGCGATCCTGCGCGACTTCGTGCCGCTGTGGGTGCTCGAAAGCTCGCAGATGCTGTGCAGCGTGGTAGGTGTCGCGTTGCTGTTCGTCGCGCGTGGCCTGTCGCGCCGTCTCGATGCCGCATGGTGGCTCACGCTGGGTCTCGCGGTCTTGAGTCTTGCGCTGTCGCTGACCAAGGGTCTCGCGTTCGTCGAAGCCGGCGTGCTGACGACGCTGATCGTGCTGCTGATCGCGACGCGCTCGCGCTTCAATCGCCGCTCGTCGCTGTTCGCCGAGCCGTTCACCGCAGGCTGGCTCGTATCGGTGGCAATGGTGTTGATGCTGGCCGTGTGGGTGATGCTGTTCGCGTTCCGCGACGTGCCCTATACGCGTGACCTGTGGTGGCAATTCGCATTCGATGAGCGCGCGCCCCGTGCATTGCGCGCGACACTCGCCGCGAGCCTGTTCGCCGCGACGTTCGCTTTCTGGCAATTGCTGCGTCCCGCTGCGGGCCGCTTCGTGAAGCCCGTGAAGCAGGACCTCGACGACGCCGCGCGCATCTTCCGCGCGCAGGAGCGCAGCGACGCGGGCCTGGCGCTGATGGGCGACAAGAGTTTTCTCTTTTCCGAGTCGCGCCAGGCGTTCCTGATGTACGCGAAGTACGGCCGCACGTGGGCCGCGCTGCACGACCCCGTCGGTCCGCGCGCGGAGTGGGCGGAACTGATCAGCAAGTTCGTCGCGCTCGCGCATGCGCACGGCGGCCGCGCGGCGTTCTATCAGGTGCGCGCGAATGCGCTGCCGCTCTATCTCGACGCCGGTCTCACGCTGATGAAGCTCGGCGAGGAAGCGCATGTCGTGCTCGACGAATTCGATCTGAAGGGCTCGCACCGCGCGCATCTGCGCTATGCGCTCAAGCGCGGCGAGCGCGATGGCTTCGCCGTCGAAGTGATCGAGCCGGCGCGCGTGCCGGAATCGATCGAGACGCTGCGCGCGATTTCCGATGGCTGGCTCGATAGCCGCGATGCGCGCGAGAAGAGCTTCTCGGTCGCCGCGTTCACGGAAGACTATCTCGCCGCGCAATCGGTGATGCTGGTGCGTCAGAACGGCGCGCCCGTTGCGTTCGTCACGTTCATGACGACGGACCTCAACACCGAGGCCACCGTCGGCGTGATGCGCCACGTGCCGCAGGCTTCGGCGTATGCAATGGAGTATCTGTTCACGCAGCTCGCGCTGCATCTGAAGCACGCGGGTTTCCGCTCGCTCAGCCTTGGTATCGCGCCGTTCTCGGGCATGTCGCCGACGCCGCTCGCGTCGCGCTGGCATCGGCTCGCGAATATCGTGTGGCGCTTCGGCGGCCGCTTCTACAACTTCCGCGGACTGCGCGCTTTCAAGAGCAAATTCCAGCCTCAATGGGAGCCGCGCTATCTCGCTGCATCCGGTTCTGTCGGCGTGTTCTTCACGCTCGCGGACCTTTCGCTGCTGGCAGGGGGCCGGCGTTCATGA
- a CDS encoding (2Fe-2S)-binding protein, which translates to MLKLNINGKTVDVHSDPATPLLWVLRCELKMTGTKFGCGVGVCGACTVHVGKEAKTSCQEKLSDIGANRITTIEGLQGTQARALKEAWTHVDVVQCGYCQSAQLMAASALIQRNPTPSVKEIDCAMHGIICRCGTYPRIRQAILEATGQAKRT; encoded by the coding sequence ATGCTGAAGCTGAACATCAACGGCAAGACAGTGGACGTGCATTCTGATCCCGCGACACCGCTGCTTTGGGTCTTGCGCTGCGAACTGAAAATGACGGGGACGAAGTTCGGCTGTGGCGTTGGCGTATGCGGGGCGTGCACCGTGCACGTCGGCAAAGAGGCGAAGACCTCGTGTCAGGAAAAGCTCTCGGATATCGGCGCGAACCGCATCACGACGATTGAGGGTCTGCAAGGGACGCAAGCGCGCGCACTGAAGGAAGCGTGGACGCATGTCGATGTCGTGCAATGCGGCTATTGCCAGAGCGCGCAGCTCATGGCCGCAAGCGCGCTCATCCAGCGCAATCCGACGCCGAGCGTGAAGGAAATAGACTGCGCGATGCACGGCATCATTTGCCGCTGCGGCACCTATCCACGCATCAGGCAGGCGATTCTCGAAGCGACGGGGCAAGCCAAACGTACGTGA
- a CDS encoding 4-hydroxybenzoate 3-monooxygenase, which yields MRTQVGIIGAGPAGLLLSHLLHLQGIDSVVLESRSREQIESTIRAGVLEQGTMDLLTETGVGERMKAEGALHHGFELAFEGKRRRIDLTDLTGKAITVYAQHEVIKDLVAARVAAQGALKFEVSDVSLHDIDGTTPSIRYRHQGEAHELQCDFIIGCDGSQGISRNAIPEALRRDYQRVYPFGWFGILVEAPPSSDELIYARHERGFALVSTRSPNVQRMYFQCDPKDTADNWSDDRIWAEMHARVDSDDGHQVVEGKIFQKNIVGMRSFVSTTMQHGRLFLAGDAAHIVPPTGAKGLNLAVSDVRILSDALRAFYKEDRNDLLNSYSETALKRIWRAEHFSYWMTRMMHRLDDASPFEQQLQVAELEHVTTSRSAAISMAENYVGAVPV from the coding sequence ATGCGTACTCAAGTCGGCATCATCGGCGCCGGTCCCGCTGGACTGCTTCTTTCCCATCTTCTCCATCTGCAAGGTATCGATTCCGTCGTGCTCGAATCGCGCAGCCGCGAGCAGATCGAATCGACGATACGCGCCGGCGTGCTCGAACAGGGGACGATGGATCTGCTCACGGAAACAGGCGTGGGTGAGCGCATGAAAGCAGAAGGCGCGCTGCATCATGGTTTCGAGCTCGCATTCGAAGGCAAGCGCCGCCGCATCGATCTCACCGACCTCACGGGTAAAGCGATCACGGTGTATGCGCAGCACGAAGTCATCAAGGATCTCGTGGCGGCACGGGTGGCGGCGCAAGGCGCGCTGAAATTCGAAGTGTCGGACGTGTCGCTGCACGATATCGACGGCACGACGCCGAGTATTCGCTATCGCCATCAAGGCGAGGCGCACGAACTGCAATGCGATTTCATCATTGGCTGCGACGGCTCTCAGGGCATTTCGCGCAACGCTATTCCCGAAGCGCTGCGCCGCGATTATCAGCGTGTGTATCCGTTCGGCTGGTTCGGCATTCTGGTCGAAGCACCGCCTTCATCGGATGAACTGATCTACGCGCGCCATGAGCGCGGCTTCGCACTCGTCAGCACCCGTTCGCCGAACGTGCAGCGCATGTATTTTCAATGCGATCCGAAAGATACCGCCGACAACTGGTCCGACGATCGCATCTGGGCTGAAATGCACGCGCGCGTCGATTCCGACGACGGCCATCAAGTCGTAGAAGGCAAGATCTTCCAGAAGAATATTGTCGGCATGCGCAGCTTCGTCTCGACGACGATGCAGCACGGCCGCCTGTTCCTTGCGGGTGACGCTGCGCATATCGTGCCGCCGACGGGCGCAAAGGGCCTGAATCTGGCCGTCTCCGACGTGCGCATTCTGTCCGACGCATTGCGCGCGTTCTACAAGGAAGACCGCAACGACTTGCTGAATAGCTATAGCGAAACGGCGCTCAAGCGCATCTGGCGCGCAGAACACTTCTCGTACTGGATGACGCGCATGATGCACCGCCTCGACGATGCGTCGCCGTTCGAACAGCAATTGCAGGTCGCAGAACTCGAGCACGTGACGACCTCGCGCAGCGCGGCGATTTCGATGGCCGAGAACTATGTCGGCGCGGTGCCGGTATAA
- a CDS encoding tetratricopeptide repeat protein produces the protein MKPFDNPFASLLWAVRFLCRHVLYLGIVVPLILVAAFYLGPRVIALCGVWFEPLTLVQPIGVSDDFRRQGYTDQTLQHLLVDTLSDVRKEAGSVTPANDTENVLAEFKLPDFTVPGTGLSVRPLIEFARTLLKRDSSVYGSVVGSPSSFAVMLTLRDPDGRTVALGNDVPPDTGAKPNVTNESLAMRHALRQAAATILQHQSPLLHASYLTQMEQKRCLTGDAPCQFDDVRERFAQIPAGSGRDASGASREEAAWALLALSKLDTYARDYEGSIRHARSIVDMSEELHAWKRVRPWAYYNWGVALSDMGCYQQAADVLRRAAELHKDYAPAHNALGRAWLALAQTPTLAGATSQGHGDYRAAAVRELRLAIEKNPGYQEAYVNLGDSLRLPSMKTGLVSTATLDEARDAYRTAVALNIDDAGRAYERLTTLRDSAFAKVAARITRSRAQCTSGMARSLLESWGCSDAQIEAGASRDARGMQPVAMHANASDKTCSKPELTLPAKGTARNVNKTNGTIDVKGTDDPIRSAIAQQQRG, from the coding sequence ATGAAGCCTTTCGACAACCCGTTCGCCTCGCTGCTTTGGGCCGTCCGGTTCCTCTGCCGTCACGTGTTGTATCTCGGCATCGTGGTGCCGCTGATTCTCGTCGCCGCGTTTTACCTCGGGCCGCGCGTCATCGCGCTGTGCGGCGTGTGGTTCGAGCCGCTGACGCTCGTCCAGCCGATCGGGGTCTCCGACGACTTCAGGCGTCAGGGCTACACCGATCAGACCTTGCAGCACCTGCTCGTCGATACGCTCAGCGACGTGCGCAAGGAAGCCGGATCCGTCACGCCCGCCAACGACACCGAAAACGTGCTCGCCGAGTTCAAGCTGCCCGACTTCACGGTCCCCGGTACGGGGTTGTCGGTGCGTCCGCTGATCGAATTTGCGCGCACGCTGCTCAAGCGCGATTCGTCGGTCTATGGCAGCGTCGTCGGCTCGCCGTCGTCGTTTGCCGTGATGCTGACGCTGCGCGACCCCGATGGGCGCACCGTCGCGCTCGGCAACGACGTGCCGCCCGACACGGGCGCGAAGCCCAACGTGACCAATGAATCGCTGGCCATGCGACATGCGCTGCGTCAGGCCGCCGCGACGATCCTTCAGCATCAGAGCCCGCTGCTGCATGCGTCGTATCTGACGCAGATGGAGCAGAAGCGCTGCCTGACAGGCGACGCGCCATGCCAGTTCGACGACGTACGCGAGCGCTTCGCGCAGATCCCGGCAGGCTCGGGGCGGGATGCGTCGGGTGCGTCGAGGGAAGAGGCGGCGTGGGCCTTGCTCGCGCTGTCGAAGCTCGACACCTATGCGCGCGACTACGAAGGCTCGATCCGTCACGCGCGCAGCATCGTCGACATGAGCGAAGAGTTGCACGCGTGGAAGCGCGTGCGTCCGTGGGCGTACTACAACTGGGGCGTTGCGCTGTCGGACATGGGTTGCTACCAGCAGGCCGCCGACGTGCTCAGGCGCGCGGCCGAACTGCACAAGGACTATGCGCCCGCACACAACGCGCTGGGCCGCGCATGGCTCGCGCTCGCGCAAACGCCGACGCTCGCGGGCGCAACATCGCAAGGGCATGGCGACTATCGCGCGGCCGCCGTGCGCGAACTGAGGCTCGCGATCGAGAAGAATCCGGGTTATCAGGAAGCGTATGTGAATCTCGGCGACTCACTGCGGTTGCCGTCGATGAAAACGGGCCTCGTGTCAACAGCGACGCTAGATGAAGCACGCGACGCGTACCGCACGGCCGTTGCGCTGAATATCGACGATGCCGGCCGCGCGTATGAGCGGCTTACGACGTTGCGCGACAGTGCGTTCGCGAAAGTCGCGGCGCGCATCACGCGCAGCCGTGCACAGTGCACGTCGGGCATGGCGCGCTCGCTACTCGAATCGTGGGGCTGCAGCGATGCGCAGATCGAAGCAGGCGCCAGCCGGGACGCACGCGGCATGCAGCCTGTCGCGATGCACGCCAATGCCAGCGATAAAACCTGCAGCAAGCCCGAACTGACGCTGCCCGCCAAAGGTACGGCCCGCAACGTGAACAAGACCAATGGCACGATCGACGTCAAGGGTACCGACGATCCTATCCGCAGCGCCATCGCGCAGCAGCAGCGCGGTTGA
- a CDS encoding BON domain-containing protein → MKIRNVLTLLAVAGCVMLTSNVYAQASDSMSMASTPAAPSKKATPADKKLGRDVRKALSKAPGFNVSNVFVKARGGAVVLSGSVPDGAQIPQAAEVAKGVPGVTSVSNKLTLYSHGNN, encoded by the coding sequence ATGAAGATCCGCAACGTCCTGACGCTGCTCGCTGTCGCCGGTTGCGTCATGCTCACGTCGAACGTGTACGCGCAAGCCAGCGATTCGATGTCGATGGCCTCCACTCCGGCGGCACCTTCGAAGAAGGCGACTCCCGCAGACAAGAAACTCGGCCGCGATGTGCGCAAGGCGTTGTCGAAGGCGCCCGGCTTCAACGTATCGAATGTCTTCGTGAAAGCGCGCGGCGGCGCGGTGGTGTTGTCGGGCAGCGTCCCCGATGGAGCGCAGATTCCGCAGGCAGCAGAAGTGGCCAAGGGCGTACCCGGCGTCACGTCGGTCAGCAACAAGCTGACGTTGTACTCGCACGGAAACAACTAG